The proteins below come from a single Vigna radiata var. radiata cultivar VC1973A unplaced genomic scaffold, Vradiata_ver6 scaffold_466, whole genome shotgun sequence genomic window:
- the LOC106755220 gene encoding pentatricopeptide repeat-containing protein At4g21065-like — protein sequence MGGRVSESAITLIHRSKTLVHLLQLHSLFFKTSLDHHPFFISQLLLSASAISLPFATTFFHSLPTLPPLFAWNTLIRAFASIPNPHYSFSLFRLLQTSTLNPDSFTYPFLLKACARSSCLPLGGTLHSLTFKTGFCSDRYVGNALLNMYADCHAVRSARKVFDEMTVKDVVTWSSMIAAYVPSNSPLDAFRVFHQMGQTNVKPNSVTLVSLLSACTKMLDVRAGESIHSYLITSHMNMDVALGTALFDMYAKCGKINEAVVVFNSMDGKNLQSCTVMMSVLADHGRHKDVLSLFNNMEDMGLQPDSLAFAVILSACSHAGLVCEGRRYFDRMVRMYDIKPSVEHYGCIVDLLGRSGLIQEAYDIIKGMPMEPNGVILRSFLAACRNHGWIPSLDADFMSKLESELGANYVLAANVFSTFASWKDANNIRLAMKQKGLEKIPGCSWVEV from the coding sequence ATGGGAGGGCGGGTATCCGAAAGCGCCATCACCCTCATCCATCGTTCCAAAACCCTTGTTCATCTCCTCCAACTTCATTCACTCTTCTTCAAAACCTCCCTGGACCACCACCCTTTTTTCATCTCCCAACTCCTCTTATCAGCCTCCGCCATCTCCCTCCCCTTTGCCACCACATTCTTCCACTCCCTCCCCACCCTTCCACCCCTCTTCGCCTGGAACACCCTCATCAGAGCCTTCGCCTCCATCCCCAACCCGCACTACTCATTCTCCCTCTTCCGCCTCCTCCAAACCTCAACCCTTAACCCGGACTCCTTCACTTACCCTTTTCTCCTCAAAGCCTGTGCTCGCTCTTCCTGCCTCCCCCTCGGTGGGACCCTCCATTCTCTCACCTTCAAGACCGGATTCTGCTCCGATCGCTATGTAGGTAATGCCCTTTTAAACATGTATGCTGATTGCCATGCTGTAAGGTCAGCGcgcaaggtgtttgatgaaatgactGTTAAAGATGTTGTGACCTGGAGCTCCATGATTGCCGCTTACGTCCCCTCCAACTCCCCTTTGGATGCTTTTCGTGTCTTTCATCAGATGGGGCAAACGAATGTAAAGCCAAACTCTGTGACATTGGTTAGCTTGCTTTCTGCTTGTACTAAAATGCTTGATGTCCGTGCTGGTGAGTCCATTCATTCCTACCTTATAACGAGTCACATGAACATGGATGTTGCATTGGGAACAGCTTTGTTTGACATGTATGCTAAGTGTGGAAAAATTAATGAGGCCGTTGTCGTTTTCAATTCAATGGATGGCAAGAATTTGCAGTCCTGCACTGTCATGATGTCGGTTCTTGCTGATCATGGGAGACATaaagatgttctctctttgtTTAACAATATGGAGGATATGGGGCTGCAACCAGATAGTTTGGCTTTTGCTGTGATTCTCTCGGCCTGCAGCCACGCTGGACTCGTTTGTGAGGGGAGAAGGTATTTTGATCGGATGGTGAGAATGTATGACATAAAACCGAGTGTTGAACACTATGGATGCATAGTTGACTTGTTAGGAAGATCTGGCTTGATTCAAGAGGCATATGATATTATCAAGGGCATGCCTATGGAGCCGAATGGTGTTATATTGAGGAGTTTTCTGGCGGCTTGCAGGAATCACGGGTGGATTCCTAGTTTGGATGCTGATTTTATGTCTAAACTGGAGTCCGAATTGGGAGCGAACTATGTCCTCGCTGCAAATGTTTTTTCTACCTTTGCTTCCTGGAAAGATGCCAATAACATTAGGTTAGCCATGAAACAGAAGGGGTTGGAGAAAATTCCTGGTTGTAGTTGGGTAGAGGTGTAA
- the LOC106755221 gene encoding BAHD acyltransferase BIA1-like, with protein MEINITSRETIKPSVPTSTKCKTLKLCLFDVFQLNTYFPLILFYKKTTKLEGFSDVSTQLKKSLSDALTIFYPLAGRRCDYFSIDCNDEGVIFMEASVSTNMEVFLKPPKLELLNQLLPCEPNKCHPHEEVLPQLLVQVNKFECGGIAIGLCNLHILLDAYSCSAFLKTWFAICKGSKEEISWPDFSSAASSFPPRKTTGVRAGMLNINKDSNIEENCTTRRFLFDHKAIKELKSMSTCDETKPTRYQVVSSFISKHMIVAIKEDKTRPMVALHVVDMRKRMGEPFSKGVVGNLLWPALVVLEDVNKNTKIIDLVEILKEGLRKLTKDLFLKVQNDPCFLWSDECAELMLEGIAENKPISLVFTSWGNMGFNEVDFGCGKPLWLAQRGGTKESIPNTVILMETREGIEAWITMPEKHISILEHDVDFLLFALLNPNILI; from the coding sequence ATGGAAATTAACATCACATCAAGAGAAACCATTAAACCATCAGTGCCAACTTCTACAAAatgcaaaaccctaaaattatgCTTGTTTGATGTCTTTCAACTCAACACCTATTTTCCATTGAtcctcttttacaaaaaaaccACCAAGCTTGAAGGATTCTCAGATGTCTCAACTCAGTTGAAGAAATCATTATCTGATGCACTAACAATTTTCTACCCTCTTGCTGGTAGAAGATGTGATTACTTTTCCATTGATTGCAACGATGAAGGTGTAATTTTCATGGAAGCTTCAGTGAGCACTAACATGGAAGTGTTCTTAAAACCACCCAAATTAGAACTGCTAAACCAGTTACTTCCATGTGAGCCTAACAAGTGCCATCCTCATGAAGAAGTGTTGCCCCAATTACTTGTTCAAGTTAACAAATTCGAATGTGGAGGAATAGCCATTGGCTTGTGCAACCTCCACATTCTCTTGGATGCATATTCTTGCAGTGCCTTCTTGAAAACCTGGTTTGCAATTTGCAAAGGGTCAAAGGAAGAAATCTCATGGCCAGATTTCTCTTCTGCTGCTTCTTCCTTCCCTCCAAGAAAAACCACTGGTGTACGTGCTGGCATGTTGAATATAAACAAGGACTCAAACATAGAAGAAAACTGCACCACAAGAAGATTCTTGTTTGATCACAAAGCCATCAAAGAGCTAAAATCCATGTCAACATGTGATGAAACAAAACCTACACGGTACCAGGTAGTATCTTCATTCATAAGCAAACATATGATTGTAGCAATCAAAGAGGACAAAACAAGACCAATGGTTGCATTGCATGTTGTGGACATGAGAAAAAGAATGGGGGAGCCTTTCTCAAAAGGTGTTGTTGGAAATTTGTTATGGCCTGCACTGGTTGTTCTGGAGGATGTAAACAAGAACACTAAGATAATAGATTTGGTTGAAATTCTAAAAGAAGGACTTAGAAAACTAACTAAGGATTTGTTTTTGAAAGTGCAGAATGATCCTTGTTTTTTGTGGAGTGATGAGTGTGCAGAACTAATGCTTGAAGGTATTGCAGAAAATAAACCAATCTCATTAGTATTCACAAGTTGGGGTAATATGGGATTCAATGAAGTGGATTTTGGTTGTGGAAAACCTTTGTGGCTAGCTCAAAGAGGAGGTACTAAAGAAAGTATCCCAAATACAGTAATATTGATGGAAACAAGAGAGGGAATAGAGGCATGGATCACAATGCCAGAGAAACATATAAGTATCTTGGAACATGACGTGGATTTCCTTCTATTTGCATTGCTTAATcctaatattttaatctaa